The following proteins come from a genomic window of Chryseobacterium glaciei:
- a CDS encoding lantibiotic dehydratase family protein — translation MKIQNNKMSRFPYHFFDEFVIRTPLFSCKDFREKVKNDEISDAALKEIGTDPIFQEAIYLASPYLYEKLLHWLNSGKELTPKNLQKLKNTILKYYSRMSTRCTPFGLFSEVGLGKFKREEHNTSLPSTPIRDTKLDMHFLVALSQHLAKKTEIRTLLLYFPNSSIHRVGHHLRYMEYEYTNGKRDYIISSAPLSSELEQVINFSQQGKTIKQIVDTLINDEITSEDAEEFIEELIDNQVLISEIEPSVSGEDFLDTIISVLMKIGAIKESEILISIQNELAALDQNIGNPAEKYTEIENLIKSFHVEYEPNFLFQTDLYSNNEYVLTPHWKVTLKKGIRFLNKITLLNKDTHLEQFKKTFYERFETEEVPLNYALDTEIGIGYRQDVSTKGIHPYIQDLKLPRALEKLNLKIQLDPIQQVLNNKVQEALAENQYSIDLIDDDFRDFDENWQDLPDTLSFITEIISEKGEQKLFIGNGGGCSAANLLARFCSEKSEVQNLVKTIAKKEEEINSNSVLAEIIHLPEARIGNVIRRPTLRQYEIPYLAKSILPIKNQISVDDLYISLKNDRIVLRSKKLNKEISPYLTNAHNYSANPLPVYHFLCDLHSQNARTGLYFNWRDLKHIYQFLPRIEYRNIILSKAWWKMTAQELNQFSPLTNNKEQLLFSINEWRKKRQLPRWVQWIKSDNKLIINLENYDMTKMFIDAVKNEESIIIEEFLYNENDDFMHQYIFPLYKGN, via the coding sequence ATGAAAATACAAAACAATAAAATGTCTCGTTTCCCGTATCATTTTTTTGATGAGTTCGTCATTCGTACTCCTCTATTTTCATGCAAAGACTTTCGAGAAAAGGTAAAAAACGATGAAATTTCAGATGCAGCATTAAAAGAAATAGGTACAGATCCTATTTTTCAGGAAGCCATATATCTTGCATCTCCTTATCTATATGAAAAATTACTTCATTGGCTGAATTCAGGAAAAGAACTCACCCCAAAAAACCTTCAAAAACTTAAAAATACCATCCTTAAATATTACAGCAGAATGAGTACACGCTGTACCCCATTTGGTTTATTTTCAGAAGTTGGATTGGGAAAATTCAAAAGAGAAGAGCATAATACTTCCCTTCCATCAACACCAATTCGAGATACCAAACTGGATATGCATTTTCTGGTCGCTCTCTCTCAGCATTTAGCAAAAAAAACGGAAATTAGAACACTACTTTTATACTTTCCGAATAGCAGCATACATAGAGTTGGCCATCACCTCCGTTATATGGAATATGAATACACCAACGGAAAAAGAGACTACATAATTTCATCTGCTCCACTTTCATCCGAACTAGAACAAGTAATAAACTTTAGTCAGCAAGGCAAAACGATTAAACAAATTGTTGATACGCTCATTAACGATGAGATCACCTCAGAAGATGCAGAAGAATTTATAGAAGAACTCATAGATAATCAGGTTTTGATAAGCGAGATAGAACCTAGTGTTTCCGGGGAAGATTTTTTAGATACAATCATTTCTGTATTGATGAAAATCGGAGCAATAAAAGAATCTGAAATTTTAATTTCGATACAAAATGAACTGGCAGCATTAGATCAGAATATAGGAAATCCTGCCGAAAAATACACTGAAATTGAAAATTTGATCAAATCTTTTCATGTAGAATACGAACCTAATTTTCTTTTTCAAACTGATCTATATTCCAACAATGAATATGTACTTACTCCACACTGGAAGGTGACATTAAAAAAAGGAATCCGCTTTTTAAACAAAATAACACTGCTTAATAAAGACACTCATTTAGAACAGTTCAAAAAAACTTTTTATGAAAGATTTGAAACAGAGGAAGTCCCCTTAAACTATGCTCTGGATACAGAAATAGGAATTGGTTACAGGCAGGATGTATCCACAAAAGGAATTCACCCTTATATTCAAGATCTTAAACTTCCTAGAGCTCTGGAAAAGCTAAACTTAAAAATCCAACTTGATCCAATACAGCAGGTATTAAATAATAAGGTCCAGGAGGCTTTAGCCGAGAACCAATACAGCATCGACTTAATAGATGATGATTTTAGAGATTTTGATGAAAACTGGCAGGATCTTCCGGATACTTTATCATTTATAACTGAAATTATTTCGGAAAAGGGAGAGCAAAAGCTATTTATTGGAAACGGTGGCGGATGCAGTGCCGCTAATTTGTTGGCAAGGTTTTGTTCGGAAAAATCAGAGGTACAAAATTTAGTAAAAACTATTGCAAAAAAAGAAGAAGAGATAAATTCCAACTCTGTTTTAGCAGAAATTATTCATTTACCTGAAGCGCGAATTGGAAATGTCATTAGAAGACCTACATTACGACAGTATGAGATTCCTTACTTGGCAAAATCAATATTGCCTATCAAAAATCAAATTTCGGTAGACGATCTATACATTTCCTTGAAAAACGATCGAATTGTATTACGGTCTAAAAAACTCAATAAAGAAATCAGCCCTTATTTAACTAATGCTCATAATTATTCGGCAAATCCTCTTCCTGTCTATCATTTTTTATGCGATCTCCATTCACAAAATGCAAGAACAGGTTTGTATTTTAATTGGCGAGATCTGAAACATATTTATCAGTTTTTGCCGAGAATAGAATACAGAAATATCATTCTTTCAAAAGCCTGGTGGAAAATGACAGCACAGGAACTCAATCAGTTTTCACCACTGACCAATAATAAGGAACAGCTTCTTTTTAGCATCAATGAGTGGCGAAAGAAAAGACAGCTCCCTCGATGGGTACAATGGATAAAATCTGATAATAAGCTTATTATTAATCTGGAAAACTATGATATGACCAAGATGTTTATTGATGCTGTAAAAAATGAAGAATCGATCATTATTGAAGAATTTCTGTATAATGAAAATGATGATTTTATGCATCAGTATATATTCCCACTGTATAAAGGAAACTGA
- a CDS encoding thiopeptide-type bacteriocin biosynthesis protein: protein MKTIRKFFPGSEWLYLKIYTGVKTSDIILEEIIQPLIENFQCEKYIQKWFFIRYNDPKSHVRIRFELSSIKNYNAVTDQINKALQGYLESGEISNIVFETYNREIERYGENTIEDTETLFHKNSEFTLQCLNYNDEEKLTVSLFYIDEVLNRLNLSVQEKMEWMRDYNASFKNEFNADKKLNSQLDKKFRAFKPIFLDFIGSQEFSDERNMISLHIEECSIVLQNILKLSKNQSLQNFIQSVFHMNINRLFISDQRLFEMIIYDYLYRYYKMKAFLK, encoded by the coding sequence ATGAAAACGATTAGAAAATTTTTTCCAGGAAGTGAATGGCTGTACCTTAAAATCTATACGGGAGTGAAAACTTCGGATATTATTTTGGAAGAAATAATACAACCTTTGATAGAAAATTTTCAGTGTGAGAAGTACATTCAAAAATGGTTTTTCATTCGCTACAATGACCCCAAATCGCATGTAAGGATAAGGTTTGAGCTAAGCAGCATCAAAAATTACAACGCTGTTACAGATCAAATTAATAAAGCGCTGCAAGGGTATTTAGAGAGTGGAGAGATCTCAAATATTGTGTTTGAGACCTATAACAGGGAAATTGAAAGATATGGAGAAAATACGATTGAAGATACTGAAACCCTATTTCACAAAAACAGTGAATTTACTTTACAATGTTTAAATTACAATGATGAGGAAAAACTGACGGTAAGTCTTTTTTATATTGATGAAGTTTTAAACAGGCTCAATTTATCTGTCCAAGAGAAAATGGAATGGATGAGAGATTACAATGCTTCTTTCAAAAACGAGTTTAATGCCGATAAAAAGCTCAATTCTCAATTAGATAAAAAATTCAGAGCTTTCAAACCTATTTTTTTAGATTTTATCGGTTCACAGGAATTTTCAGATGAAAGAAATATGATCAGTCTTCATATTGAGGAATGTTCTATTGTACTACAAAATATTCTTAAACTTAGCAAAAATCAGTCTTTGCAGAACTTTATTCAAAGTGTATTCCACATGAATATCAACAGGCTTTTCATCTCTGATCAAAGGTTATTTGAAATGATTATATATGATTATCTATACAGATATTATAAAATGAAGGCTTTTTTGAAATAA
- a CDS encoding DUF3872 domain-containing protein, with translation MNKYDIEKRSFIKRLIFITSTVTLLLFVFALNSCDKQLEIQTDFPFEFEVMPVPKSIAKGETVTIRCTIKAEGNYENTKYYIRYFQVDGSGKLLLGSGKMLTLKPNDSYLLPEQIFRLHYVSESTVTQAFDIWVSDTKGHEQKVSFQFNDKGKE, from the coding sequence ATGAATAAATATGATATAGAAAAAAGATCTTTTATAAAAAGGTTGATTTTCATAACATCAACAGTCACTTTATTACTATTTGTATTTGCCCTCAATTCCTGCGACAAGCAACTCGAGATCCAAACAGATTTTCCTTTTGAATTTGAGGTGATGCCTGTTCCTAAGAGCATTGCTAAAGGAGAGACCGTAACCATCAGATGTACCATTAAAGCAGAAGGTAATTATGAAAATACCAAATACTACATCCGTTATTTTCAAGTTGACGGTTCCGGAAAACTTCTTTTAGGAAGCGGTAAAATGTTGACATTAAAGCCCAATGATTCATATCTATTGCCTGAGCAAATCTTCAGGTTACATTATGTTTCAGAGTCTACTGTTACGCAAGCTTTTGATATCTGGGTATCTGACACTAAAGGTCATGAACAGAAAGTAAGTTTTCAGTTTAATGACAAAGGAAAGGAATAG
- a CDS encoding conjugal transfer protein TraO, translating to MNTYIFTIIMLIVSTTSLYAQRLIKGQKGFEASIGLISDKKPLHDFFYIQAGMTINGKNGNYQLWAVEYSHKNHEFESYSVPVETYAAEGGYSFVLLGDWAKNISLNLGITGVVGYEVINKSEKMLPNGAVIQNKDSFIYGGGLRLSLETYLNDHIVMLLQGRTKVVWGTSVERLRPSAGIGLRYIF from the coding sequence ATGAATACGTATATTTTTACCATAATAATGCTTATAGTCAGCACAACGAGCCTCTATGCGCAACGGCTGATCAAGGGGCAGAAAGGATTTGAAGCAAGTATTGGGCTGATCTCCGATAAGAAGCCGTTACATGACTTTTTCTATATCCAGGCAGGAATGACGATCAACGGAAAAAATGGGAACTATCAGCTATGGGCTGTTGAATACTCTCACAAGAATCACGAGTTCGAAAGTTATTCCGTTCCAGTTGAAACGTACGCTGCTGAAGGTGGATACAGCTTTGTGCTGCTAGGTGATTGGGCAAAGAATATCTCTTTGAATTTAGGCATTACCGGAGTTGTCGGATATGAAGTGATCAACAAAAGTGAGAAGATGTTACCCAATGGAGCCGTCATTCAGAATAAGGATAGCTTTATTTATGGGGGTGGGTTACGTCTATCATTGGAAACCTATCTAAATGATCACATCGTAATGCTTTTACAGGGGAGAACCAAGGTAGTCTGGGGTACTTCCGTCGAAAGGCTCAGACCATCGGCAGGCATAGGACTACGCTATATTTTTTAA